TCCCGTCTTTCATAATACAAATTCGATCAGCTAACTTAAACGCTTCTTCTCGGTCATGTGTTACAAAAACAGTTGTCTTTTTTAGTTGTTTTTTTAATTCTAATAAATCATCTTGAAGTTTTTCTCGACTAATTGGATCCAGCGCGCTAAACGGCTCGTCCATCAAAATGATTTTAGGATCTGCAGCTAAGGCACGAATAACTCCAACTCTTTGTTGCTCGCCTCCTGAAAGTTCATGGGGCTTACGTGATGCATATTTTTCTGGTTCTAGACCAACCATTGTCATTAATTCATTCGCACGGCTTTTCATTTTTTTGGCAGGCCATTTCATCAACTCAGGTACAATTTCAATATTTTCTTCAATAGTCATATGAGGAAACAAAGCAATTTGTTGAAGAACATAACCAATATCCCATCTTAATTCGTATAAATTATACTCACTAATCTTCTTTCCGTGCATACGCACCGTTCCATCTGACAAAGCAATCAAGCGATTAATCATTTTCAATAAAGTTGTTTTTCCACTACCACTAGGACCAATAATGACAAAAAACTCACCCTCATTGATCTTTAAATCTACCCCATCTACAGCAATCGTTCCATCTTCATACTTTTTAGTAACATTTTCAAACGTAATCATCTCAGTCTCACTTCACTTTCTATTTAAAAATCAAAATTTTATTATTTTTACTGTACCATTTTATTTATTTCATTACCTTTTATATGCTTTTTCCAAAGAAATCAATGTCATTCGATAAATTTACTTAATATT
The Jeotgalibaca sp. MA1X17-3 genome window above contains:
- a CDS encoding ABC transporter ATP-binding protein; the protein is MITFENVTKKYEDGTIAVDGVDLKINEGEFFVIIGPSGSGKTTLLKMINRLIALSDGTVRMHGKKISEYNLYELRWDIGYVLQQIALFPHMTIEENIEIVPELMKWPAKKMKSRANELMTMVGLEPEKYASRKPHELSGGEQQRVGVIRALAADPKIILMDEPFSALDPISREKLQDDLLELKKQLKKTTVFVTHDREEAFKLADRICIMKDGKVVQVGTPEELLKHPVNEFVFTFLGGDRQKETKPFKLETIMQPMNKEIKMDDIRLPYTASLEEVVHILFENDALLIEKEDKIIGMIDRSKLLLYLAENTEERGNQHE